A part of Neovison vison isolate M4711 chromosome 8, ASM_NN_V1, whole genome shotgun sequence genomic DNA contains:
- the SFTPB gene encoding pulmonary surfactant-associated protein B isoform X2: MAQSHLLLWLLLLPTLCGPGASAADWTASSLACARGPEFWCQSLEHALQCRALGHCLQEVWGYARADDLCQECEDIVQILTKMTKEAIFQDTVRKFLEQECDVLPLKLLVPQCRHLLDTYFPVVIDYFQSQINPKVICSHLGLCKLGHPEPGQEPELSDLLPEKLILPGLPGALQDLSERRLPIPIPYCWLCRTLIKRIQVVIPKCLAERYTVLLLDALLGRVLPQLVCGLVLRCSSEDGTVLPALESLPGEWSPEEPECHVCMFVTTQAGNSSEQAVPQAIRQACLSPWLDRQKCERFVEQHAPELQTLVSGGRDAHTTCQALGACRTTFSPLECIHIPHF; the protein is encoded by the exons ATGGCCCAGTCACACTtgctgctgtggctgctgctgctccccacgCTGTGTGGCCCCGGTGCCAGTGCCG CTGACTGGACTGCCTCGTCCCTGGCTTGTGCCCGGGGCCCCGAGTTCTGGTGTCAGAGCCTGGAGCACGCGCTGCAGTGCAGAGCCTTGGGGCACTGCCTACAGGAGGTCTGGGGCTACGCAAGAGCC GATGACCTGTgtcaggaatgtgaggacatCGTCCAGATCCTCACCAAGATGACGAAGGAGGCCATTTTTCAG GACACGGTGCGCAAGTTCCTGGAGCAAGAGTGTGATGTTCTCCCCTTGAAGCTGCTTGTGCCCCAGTGCCGTCACCTGTTGGATACCTACTTCCCAGTGGTCATCGACTACTTCCAGAGCCAGATT AACCCAAAGGTCATCTGCAGTCACCTGGGCCTGTGCAAACTTGGGCATCCAGAGCCCGGGCAGGAGCCAGAGCTGTCAGACCTGCTGCCGGAGAAGCTGATCCTCCCGGGGCTGCCGGGAGCCCTCCAG GATCTGTCCGAGCGGCGGTTGCCCATCCCCATCCCCTACTGCTGGCTGTGCAGGACTCTGATCAAGCGGATCCAGGTTGTGATTCCCAAG TGCCTGGCTGAGCGCTACACTGTCCTGCTGCTCGATGCGCTGCTGGGCCGCGTGCTGCCCCAGCTGGTCTGCGGTCTGGTCCTCCGCTGCTCCAGTGAGGACGGCACCG TCCTCCCAGCTCTGGAGTCCCTGCCTGGAGAATGGTCCCCTGAAGAGCCTGAGTGCCACGTCTGCATGTTCGTGACCACACAGGCTGGGAACAGCAGTGAGCAGGCTGTGCCGCAGGCAATACGCCAGGCCTGCCTCAGCCCCTGGCTGGACAGGCAAAAG tgtgagCGGTTTGTGGAGCAGCACGCACCTGAGCTGCAGACCCTAGTGTCCGGGGGCCGGGATGCCCACACCACCTGTCAG GCCCTGGGGGCATGTAGGACCACGTTCAGTCCTCTCGAGTGTATCCACATTCCTCACTTCTGA
- the SFTPB gene encoding pulmonary surfactant-associated protein B isoform X1: MAQSHLLLWLLLLPTLCGPGASAADWTASSLACARGPEFWCQSLEHALQCRALGHCLQEVWGYARADDLCQECEDIVQILTKMTKEAIFQDTVRKFLEQECDVLPLKLLVPQCRHLLDTYFPVVIDYFQSQINPKVICSHLGLCKLGHPEPGQEPELSDLLPEKLILPGLPGALQDLSERRLPIPIPYCWLCRTLIKRIQVVIPKGVLAVAVGKVCHVVPLVVGGICQCLAERYTVLLLDALLGRVLPQLVCGLVLRCSSEDGTVLPALESLPGEWSPEEPECHVCMFVTTQAGNSSEQAVPQAIRQACLSPWLDRQKCERFVEQHAPELQTLVSGGRDAHTTCQALGACRTTFSPLECIHIPHF, from the exons ATGGCCCAGTCACACTtgctgctgtggctgctgctgctccccacgCTGTGTGGCCCCGGTGCCAGTGCCG CTGACTGGACTGCCTCGTCCCTGGCTTGTGCCCGGGGCCCCGAGTTCTGGTGTCAGAGCCTGGAGCACGCGCTGCAGTGCAGAGCCTTGGGGCACTGCCTACAGGAGGTCTGGGGCTACGCAAGAGCC GATGACCTGTgtcaggaatgtgaggacatCGTCCAGATCCTCACCAAGATGACGAAGGAGGCCATTTTTCAG GACACGGTGCGCAAGTTCCTGGAGCAAGAGTGTGATGTTCTCCCCTTGAAGCTGCTTGTGCCCCAGTGCCGTCACCTGTTGGATACCTACTTCCCAGTGGTCATCGACTACTTCCAGAGCCAGATT AACCCAAAGGTCATCTGCAGTCACCTGGGCCTGTGCAAACTTGGGCATCCAGAGCCCGGGCAGGAGCCAGAGCTGTCAGACCTGCTGCCGGAGAAGCTGATCCTCCCGGGGCTGCCGGGAGCCCTCCAG GATCTGTCCGAGCGGCGGTTGCCCATCCCCATCCCCTACTGCTGGCTGTGCAGGACTCTGATCAAGCGGATCCAGGTTGTGATTCCCAAG GGCGTGCTGGCTGTGGCTGTGGGGAAGGTGTGCCACGTCGTACCCCTGGTGGTGGGTGGCATCTGCCAGTGCCTGGCTGAGCGCTACACTGTCCTGCTGCTCGATGCGCTGCTGGGCCGCGTGCTGCCCCAGCTGGTCTGCGGTCTGGTCCTCCGCTGCTCCAGTGAGGACGGCACCG TCCTCCCAGCTCTGGAGTCCCTGCCTGGAGAATGGTCCCCTGAAGAGCCTGAGTGCCACGTCTGCATGTTCGTGACCACACAGGCTGGGAACAGCAGTGAGCAGGCTGTGCCGCAGGCAATACGCCAGGCCTGCCTCAGCCCCTGGCTGGACAGGCAAAAG tgtgagCGGTTTGTGGAGCAGCACGCACCTGAGCTGCAGACCCTAGTGTCCGGGGGCCGGGATGCCCACACCACCTGTCAG GCCCTGGGGGCATGTAGGACCACGTTCAGTCCTCTCGAGTGTATCCACATTCCTCACTTCTGA